The DNA segment TATGGGTAATTCGGGATTTAAAAGTAAATCCTTCAAATGGCGACCATCCACATTTATAGAGAATATTTTCTTTTTTTACGCTCCAAGGCAAACCTGAATTTACAATAACCAAATCGGCAAAATAGCCTTCCCTGATGAATCCTCGTTTTTCGATTTTGAAAATCTTGGCAGGGTTATGGCACATTTTTTCGACAATTTTTTCAATGCTGATTTTCCCTTGATGATACGCTTCAAACATAGCCACAACGGCGTGTTGCACCAATGGCCCTCCAGAAGGAGCTTCCAAATACGGTTTCTTTTTTTCTTCCAAAGTATGTGGCGCGTGATCTGTGGCAATAACGTCAATTCTACCGTCAATCAAGGCTTCCCATAACGCTTTTCTGTCATTGGCAGTTTTTACGGCAGGATTCCATTTGATTAAATTGCCTTTGGTTTCATAATCATCATTGGTAAACCATAAATGATGCACACAAACTTCGGCAGTGATTTTTTTGTCTTCCAATGGAATTTTATTGGTAAACAAATCCATTTCCTTGGCTGTCGAAAGGTGGAAAATATGCAATCTTGCTCCCGTTTTTTTGGCAAGGGCAATCGCTTTGGAAGACGAAAGATAACAGGCTTCCTCGCTTCGAATAAGATGATGCACCGTTACCGGAACTTTATCACCAAACTCGGCTTTGTATTTTTCCAGATTGTTTTTGATGGTCTGTTCATCTTCGCAATGCACGGCAATCAACATCGGCGTGCTCGAAAAGATTCTTTCCAAAACCGCTTCGTTATCCACCAACATATTTCCTGTTGACGAACCTAAAAATATTTTTATTCCAGCAACATTCTTCGGATTTGTTTTCAGCACTTCTTCCAAATTGTCATTGGTTGCACCCATCATGAATGAATAATTCGCAAAGGAATTATCGGCAGCCAATTGGTATTTTTCTTCCAAAAGAACTTGCGTCACCGCATTAGGAACCGTATTGGGCTGTTCTATGAACGAAGTGATTCCACCAGCAACGGCAGCTCTTGACTCGGATTCGATATCTCCTTTGTGGGTCAAACCCGGTTCTCTAAAATGTACTTGATCGTCAATCGCTCCCGGCATTAAATAATTTCCTTCGGCATCAATGATTTGGCATTCTGAGGATTTTGCGCTGATGCTTTCCGAAATTTCGACAATCAAGTCGTTTTCGATTAAAACATCGCCTTCAAAAATAGTTCCCTCATTGACTATTTTGGCATTCTTGATTAAAACCCTATTCATCGTATCTTTCCTTTATCCCCTACAAGGTGTTAACTAATTTTTTTAAACGAAGTGCAATAACTCCCAAAACGGCTTCTTTGAAAATGGCACTACTCATTTTTGACTGCCCTTTTGTTCTGTCGGTGAAAATGATGGGCACTTCGGTAATGTCGAATTTTTTGCAATAAGTCCTGTATTTCATTTCAATTTGAAAGGCATAACCAACGAATTTTATTCTATCCAAATTAATTCCTTCGAGCACTTGTCTTTTGTAACAAATAAATCCTGCCGTGGCATCATGGATTTTCATTCCCGTGATAAATTGCACATAAACCGATGCAAAATAGGACATCAAAACACGGCTTAATGGCCAGTTTACCACATTTACACCAGTTACATAACGAGAACCAATCGCTAAATCAGCACCTCCGAAATGACAGGCATCGTATAATTTTTCCAAGTCGTTTGGATTATGCGAAAAATCGGCATCCATTTCGAAAACAAAATCATATTTCCGTTCTAAAGCCCATTTGAAACCATGAACATAAGCCGTTCCCAAACCCAACTTTCCCGTCCTTTTTTCCAAGAATAATCTGCCTTCAAATTCCGTTTGCAGCATCTCGACTTTGTTGGCGGTATGATCTGGAGAGTTGTCGTCTATGACAAGGACATGAAAAGGTTTATGCTGTGAAAGCACTGACCTAATGATGCTTTCGATGTTTTCAATTTCGTTATAGGTAGGAATTATAACAATACAATCGTTCATAATTTGAGTAATTTCAACGCAAAAGTAAACTTTTTATGCGATTTGATCCATAATAAAATTATAATAAAAAGAATGAAATAAAAAATCAGTAATTTTGCACTCGTTATGGTAGAGAATGTACTTCATTTAAGGGTAATCGAGAATAAAGATTGGGCAACGGTCTTGTTCGTGCTTTCATTTGCCACTATTGCATTAACAAAATCGACATTTGAGAATCGATTTGCCGACTTTGCAAGATTAATCTATTCTGACAAATACACCAATATTTACAAAGACAGTAGCAATCTTAAAAGCAGCTTCACTATCTCGTTGTTTTTTGTCCAAATTATTTCTTTGGCTTTCTTCATACAGCTTTCTCTCGCCTTTTTTGGATATGCCTCAAAAACCGATTGGATTCTGTACATTCAAATAATTACATTCTTGATTTTCTTCGTTTTATCAAAATTTTTGATTGAAAAAATCATTGCCACAGCATTCGATATTGAAGAATTTGTGGAGCAATTCAACCTCCAAAAGGTTACTTTCAGAACTTATATCGGATTATTTATACTTCCAATCAATATTATTTTGTTCTATTACGACTCCATTTCGAGAAATTTTTTGACTATTATAATTGCTACAATTTTAATAGCCAATATATTAACTTATTTGGTTTCAATAAAAAACTATCAAAATATAATATTCGGCAAGTTATTTTATTTTATTTTATATCTTTGCGCTCTCGAAATAGCACCGTATTATTTCATGTATTATTGGTTTACAAAAGGTATTGCTTAGAAAATGTCAAATATGAAAGTGAAAACAATTTTGGTGTCACAGCCCGAACCTAAAGTGGAGAATTCTCCATACTTTGAGTTGCAACAAAAGCATAAAGTAAAAATTGATTTCAGGCCTTTTATTCATGTAGAAGGAGTCAGCGCAAAAGAAATTAGACTTCAAAAAATTGATCTCAACCACTACACGGCCATTATTTTAACAAGTAAAAATGCCGTCGATCACTTCTTTAGAGTAGCCGACGAAATGCGCTACAAAGTTCCCGAAGGATTAAAATATTTCTGCCAATCTGAGGCAATAGCTTTTTATCTTCAAAAATACGTGGTTTACAGAAAACGTAAAATATACGTTGGTCCGAAAGATTTTGCCGATTTGTCGCCATTGATCAAGAAATACAAAGACGAGAAATTCTTGTTGCCAGCTTCAGACCAACTGAATGCCGATGCACCAATAACGCTTAACGCTTTGAAAGTAGATTGGACTCCAGCGGTTTTTTACAAAACCGTTATCAGCGATTTATCTGATTTGGCCGATGTTTATTATGACGTTTTGGCTTTCTTTAGTCCAACCGGAATAAAATCATTGTTTACCAATTTCCCTGATTTCGAGCAAAACAATACCAGAATTGCCGTTTTCGGAAGCACAACCCAGAAAGAAGCTTTGGACAAAGGATTAAGAGTTGACATTATGGCTCCAACTCCCGGAACACCTTCGATGACAATGGCTTTGGAAAAATATATAGCTGAAGCCAACAAAGGAAAATAAGTATTTGAAGAAAAAATACTTTTGAATAAAATTACAAAAGCTGCGTTTATCGTGGCTTTTTTTTGTGCTTAATTCTAAAATAGCTTCGAATTTGCGGTTGACTCATCATTTACGAGCAACAGGTAAAACCCCATTTATTGTTCTCGATTCTTGCCCTATTTATGTGATGGCGCCCGTCCTCGTAATAACTGTTCAAAAAAAATCCGCCTCAACATAAAATCGAGGCGGATTAAAGCTGTTTTGAGACGCTTAATCTCGTCTTCCCATATAAATAGAAATGTAATACATCAAGGTAGCGATGGAGCCCAAAGCGGCAACAACATAAGTTCTCGCAGCCCATTTCAAGGCGTCTTTTGCCCCAGCGTGTTCTTGCTGATTCAACATTCTTTTGTTTTCCAACCAAGCCAAGGCACGATTACTCGCATCATATTCTACCGGCAAAGTCACTATCGAAAACAAGGTAGTTGCCGCAAAAATCACGATTCCAATCAACAGAAGCGATGGGAAAGAATTAATCATCAGGATTCCTGCAAGCAAAATCCATTGCATATAAGTGGATGCAATATTTACTACTGGAACCAGTTGAGAACGTAAAGTCAACCAACTATAAGCTGTAGCATGTTGCACGGCATGACCACATTCGTGAGCAGCAACCGCAGCGGCAGCAGCATTTCTTTGGTTAAAAACCGCTTCACTCAGGTTGACGGTTTTATCGACTGGATTGTAATGATCCGTCAATTGTCCTGCTACCGAAATCACTCTTACGTCACGAATTCCGTGATCGGCCAGCATTTTTTCGGCGATTTCCTGTCCAGACATTCCGTTTTGCAAATGCAATTTGGAGTATTTTTCAAACTTGCTTTTTAATCTTGAGCTTACTAACCAGCTTGCTAGCATGATACCGCCCATTAAAATCATCGATGGCAAACTAAATCCTAACATAATTTTACTTTTTTAAATAAATTTACAAATAACCCATCAAATTTTAAGCCATTTTTTAGAATGACAATTTGGCGGTTTTACCCAACCAAGTTAATAATCTTCCCTGGAACAATAATCACCTTGTTTGGTGTTTTTCCGTCCAATTGTTTGATGGTTCTTTCGTCTTTCATCACGATTTCCTCAATTTGTTCTTTGGTTAAATCCAAAGGTAAAACCATTGTAAAACGCATTTTTCCGTTGAAAGAAACCGGATATTCTTTCTCTGATTCCACCAAATGCTTTTCTTCAAAAACCGGGAATTCAACAGTTGAAATCGAACCTGAATTTCCTAATTGAGCCCACAATTCTTCGGCAATGTGAGGTGCATAAGGCGAAATCAAAATCGCTAATGGTTCTAAAATCGCGCGCGAATGACAATTTTGCGTTGACAATTCATTCACGCAAATCATAAACTGCGAAACCGAAGTGTTGAAAGAGAAACCTTCAATATCTTCTGCCACTTTTTTGATGGTTTTGTGTAATGATTTTAAGTTGTCTTTTGTTGGCGTGTCGTTGTTTACGATTAAACCATTTTCGTCAAAATACAAACGCCATAATTTTTTAAGGAAACCAAAGACTCCCGAAATTCCTGCCGTGTTCCAAGGTTTCGCTTGTTCCAATGGCCCTAAAAACATTTCATACAAACGTAAAGTATCCGCTCCGTATTCGTTACAAATATCATCTGGAGTTACCACATTGTATTTCGATTTCGACATTTTTTCGATTTCTCGAGAAACAATGAATTTTTCGTTTTTAATTATAAATTTAGCGTCCCTAAAATGATAATCATTTGTTTTCAATTTTTCAAAATCTAATTCATCATTTCCATTTACATAATTCACAGGAACGTGTAACCTGTAAGTTTTCAATGGAGAAAATGGAGAAAATACAACATTATATTTATCTGAAGTAAAACCATTCTCATCTAATTCACTAATGATAGGAGTTACAAATTCATCAGAAATTTTTTTAAGCAATTCATCAGAATTTTTCAATTCTGAAACAATATCAGAAGAAAAATATGTATCTTTTACTATTTCAATTTTGCTAATTATTTGATTAATCTTTTCAAAATTCTCATCATCTTCACTTAATCGAGTTTGAACTTGATTAGCTAAAGTCCCTTTTTCTCCTTCAATTTTTTGGATTGGTTTTTTAGAAACTAGTAAATTAAAACCAATCATATTTACAAACGCACTCATCCCCAAAATCATTCCCTGATTAATCAGTTTTTTGAAGGGTTCTTCGGTTGGTGCAAAGCCTTTATCTTTTAAGAATTTGTTCCAAAAACGGGAATACAATAAATGACCGGTGGCGTGTTCGCTTCCGCCAATGTATAAATCCACGCTTTCCCAATATTTCAAAGCCTCTTGGCTTGCAAATTCGTTTTCGTTGTGCGCATCCATATAACGCATCCAATACCAAGAACTTCCCGCCCAACCTGGCATTGTGTTCAATTCTAAAGGAAAAATAGTCGTGTTGTCAACCAAATTTGTATTGACAACTTTATTATTTACACTATCCCAAGCCCAAACATTAGCATTTCCTAATGGAGGCAATCCATCTTCGGTTGGCAAATATTTCTCCACTTCCGGCAATACGATTGGCAAATGTTTCGCATCAATCATTTGCGGCAAGCCATTCACGTAATACACAGGAAACGGTTCGCCCCAATATCTTTGGCGGGAGAAAACGGCATCACGCAAACGGTAATTAATTTTCCCTTTTCCTTGGTTTATGTCTTCTAATGCAGCAATCACTTTTTTGGTCGCTTCTTTGTATCCTAATCCATTCAAGAAATCAGAATCTACTAATTGAAAACCTTCTTTGGCTCCAAAAGCGGCTTCTGAAATATCTTTATCAAAAATATTTTTGATTTCCTGCATTCCGTTTTGACCTTTGAAGAAATTCGCAAAAGCATAATCTCTTTCGTCTCCACAAGGAACTGCCATCACGGCACCTGTTCCGTAACCTGCCAAAACATAATCGCCAATCCAAACCGGAATTGGCTCTTTGGTAAACGGATGCTCGGCATACGCTCCCGTGAAAACTCCCGAAATGGTTTTTACATCCGCCATACGCTCTCTTTCAGAACGTTTTGCGGTTTTTTCGATGTAAGCTTCCACTTCAGCTTTTTGTTCAGGAGTCGTGATTTGGGCTACCAATTCGTGTTCTGGTGCCAATGTCATAAACGTCACTCCGAAGATGGTGTCGGGACGAGTGGTGAATACGTCAATAAACCTCACCCCCGACCCCTCTCCAGAGGAGAGGGGAGCGAGCTCCTCGTCTGTCTTGTATGAATTTCGCAGGCTTAATTCTTCTTTTATCTTTGATAAAACAGATTTGATGTCATTTAAAACTTCTTCATTAGTAAAGCGAATTACTTTGTAAAGATGTTTTTGCTCTAATTCTAAAGTTCGTTGTTCATCTAATTCAATTTGTTCTTTTGTCTCGTGATAACCTCCGTCAACTTCAATAATTAATTTTTTATCAAGAGAAACAAAATCAACAATAAAATTTCCAATATAATGTTGTCTTCTTATTTTATATCCTAGATTCGAATTTCTAACTTCTTGCCAAAGTACATCTTCGGCTTCAGTTTGATTCTTACGATTCTCCCTAGCATTTCCAACCAGTTGCGAAGCAATAGAAGCATTAGCTGTCATATATCCCTTCTCAACAGCTTGCCCCCCCTCTCCTTTGGAGAGGGGTTGGGGGTGAGGTTTTACAGCAAAAGAAACCATCGCTCCAACCGATTTTCCAATCCAGTTTCTTTGGCTTTCCTTGATGCTTTCGCTCCAATCAATATCATTTAAACCTTGAAGCAAACGTTCCGCATAAGCAGAAATTCGCATACTCCATTGGGTCATTTTTTTGCGAATAACCGGAAATCCACCACGTTCTGAAACGCCATTCACGATTTCGTCATTGGCTAAAACCGTTCCCAATCCCGGACACCAGTTCACTTCGGTTTCGGCTAAATAGGTTAATCGGTATTGTAATAGTATTTTTTGTTGCTCGTCTGACGAAAATGCGTTCCATTCGCTTGATGAAAAAACTTGGATATTGTCGTCACAAACGGCATTTACATTCGCATTTCCTTCTGTTGCAAAAATGGAAACCAAGGTCGAAATGTCTTCGGCTTTGTCCGTATTTTTATTGTACCACGAATTGAATAATTGGATAAAAATCCATTGTGTGTGTTTGTAGTAATCGGGATTCGAAGTACGCACTTCACGACTCCAATCGAAGGAGAATCCAATTTTGTCCAATTGTTTACGGTAACCCGCAATTTTGTTTCCTTCTTTGTCCACGCCTCCGTCAATATTTACCGAAGTCGTGTCTTCCGGACGCTGACCGGTTTGTATGGCATATTGTTCGGCCGGCAATCCAAAACTGTCGTAACCCATTGGGTGCAAAACATTGAATCCGCGATGTCTTTTGTATCTCGAATACACATCCGAAGCGATGTAACCCAGCGGATGTCCCACATGCAATCCCGCTCCAGACGGATAAGGAAACATATCCAAAACATAATATTTTGGTTTTTCGGAGTTATTTTCGGCTGCAAAAGTTTGATTGTCTGCCCAATGTTTTTGCCATTTGGCTTCTATTTCGTTCGGATTGTATTTCATTTTAAGTATCTATTATTAACCTTTTCAGGGCTTTGAACCCAGAAAGGATATCAAAAATTTGAGTGGCAAATTTACATTTATTGTACGAAAGTTGAAAGTTTGAGCGTTATTAACTTTAAATAAAGAAATTGTTTGTTATTTTTACCCCATAATTCCAATAAACTATGGCTTCTAACTTTGATAAATTTCAAAAACGCAGGTTAATTTCCTCCTATTTTTCGGTAGTATTAAGTGTATTCTTGGTATTGTTTCTATTAGGAATACTGGGGTTTTTCATTATAAATTCCAAAAAACTGGCTGACGATTTCAAGGAAGAAATTGCCATGACGGTGTTTTTCAAGAACGAAGCGAACGACAGCATTTTGAAGGCTTTTGGAAAAGAACTCAAAACGACTCCTTTTTCAAAATCGTTCGTATATGTCTCAAAAGAACAGGCGGCAAAACTACATACTGATATTATTGGCGAAGACTTCATAACGTTCTTGGGAGAAAATCCTTTGCAAAACTCCTATGACATCCATTTAAAAGCGGATTATGTAGTTAGGGACAGCATCACAAAAATAGAAAGTCGCTTGCGAAAAAACGCCATGATTTCGGATATTGTTTATGACAAACAATTGGTGAATTTGGTCAACGACAACATCAAAAAAGTGAGTATGTGGATATTAATAATTAGCGGCTTCTTGACTGTCATCGCCGTTTTATTGATCAACAGCTCTTTGCGTTTGTCCATTTATTCCAACCGATTTATCATTAAAACAATGCAAATGGTAGGCGCCACTAAAGCATTTATCCGAAAACCATTTGTGATGCGAAGTGTCAAATTAGGCATGATTGGTGCAGGATTGGCCATTATTGCACTAATTGGAGTTTTGATTTATATTGAAACTAATTTCCCCGGTTTAGGAATACTTGAGGACAAATTGCTTGTTGCCTTGGTTTTGCTGCTAGTCTTTGGAGCTGGCGTTTTGATTACTTGGATAAGCACCTATTTTGCAACACAACGATTCTTGAACTTAAGAACAGACGATTTATATTAGTGTTCAGTAAAAAACATAAAACAGAGGATGAGATTGCTTCATTCCTCGCAATGACAAAATGAAAAAAGAAGAACAAAAACACGAATTCCTTTTTGAGAAAGTAAATTATAAAATCCTATTGATTGGTATCGCGGTAATAGCCCTTGGATTTATATTGATGTCCGGCGGCGGAAGTGACGATCCTAATGTATTCAACGAAGAAATTTTCAACTTTAGAAGAATCCGTTTGGCTCCGACTACCGTTTTAATTGGTTTTGGAATCACGATTTATGCCATTCTGAAAAACCCTAAAAAATAGTTTGCAGTGTTCAGAATTCAGTTTTCAGTTGGCAACAACTGATACTAAAATTTGCACTCGAGCCCATCGGACAAAAAGGCGAAGCAATCTAAAGTCTAAATCTGCAATCCAATAAAATGAATACATTTCAAGCAATCATTATTGCCATTATTGAAGGATTAACCGAATATCTTCCTATTTCTTCAACAGCCCACATGATTTTCACGAGTTCCTATTTTGGAATCCAGGAAGATGATTTCGTGAAACTTTTTCAAGTATCTATTCAATTTGGAGCCATTTTGGCCGTCGTGGTTTTGTATTGGAAGAAATTCTTGGCTTTCCCTACTCTAAAAATCGGAATTAATTTTTATACCAAATTGGCTTTTGCCGTAATTCCAGCCTTGGTCTTGGGAAAATTATTCGACGACAAAATTGAAGCTGTTTTGGGAGACCCAATTCCTATTGCAATTGTATTGATTCTGGGCGGGGTGATTTTGCTTTTTGTTGACCAATATTTCAAGGACAAAACTACTATTGTAAACGAAGAAGACATTACCGTTAAAAAAGCGGTGACAATTGGTTTTTGGCAATGTTTGGCCATGATGCCCGGAACAAGCCGGTCTGCAGCTTCCATCATTGGCGGAATGCAACAAGGATTGTCGCGGAATACGGCAGCGGAATTTTCATTTTTCCTGGCAGTTCCGACAATGTTGGCAGTTACTTGTTATTCGGTGTTTCTGAAAACCTATGAAACTTCACAAATGAAAGGTTATGAACTGATTTTAAAATCAAACGACAATATCATGATGTTTTTGATTGGAAATGTAGTTGCTTTTGTAGTTGCGATTTTAGCCATCAAGTTTTTTATTGGAATTATCAATAAATACGGCTTTAAACCTTGGGGTTGGTACCGAATTATTATGGGTACGTTTTTGTTGATTTACTTTTCATACCTAAAATAATTTCTCTTGAAAACTGCCGAAGATTTTTTGAATGGACAAATTATCCTAATTGACAAGCCATTGCATTGGACTTCATTTCAGGCGGTCAACAAACTAAAATATGCTTTAATCAACAAGTTGGGACTTCCCAAGAAATTCAAAATTGGACATGCCGGAACTTTAGATCCGTTGGCAAGCGGATTATTGCTGGTTTGCACCGGAAAATTCACAAAAAGGATTACCGAACTTCAGGGTCAAGCCAAAGAATATACGGGAACTTTTCACATTGGAGCCACCACGCCTTCCTATGATTTAGAAACCGAAATAGACCAAACTTTCGATATTTCGCATATTAACCAAACCTTGATTCACGAAACCGTGAAACAATTTCTGGGTGAAATTGACCAAAAACCACCTATTTTTTCGGCCATAAAAAAGGACGGTGTTCGATTGTATGAACACGCTCGTGCCGGAGAAACCATAGAAATAGCCAGTCGAAAAACCACCATTCACGAATTCGAAATTACCCGAATTGCACTTCCTGAAATCGACTTTAGAGTCGTTTGCAGCAAGGGAACCTACATTCGTTCCTTGGCTTATGATTTTGGCAAAACAATGAATTCAGGCTCACACTTGACGGTGTTGCGCAGGACAAAAATTGGAGATTATGACGTGACTAATGCCATAGACGTGAATTTGTTTGAACAAAGTTTATCCCTTTAATTGCAATAAAAAACACTTAACAAACACAACACTTAATTTGCGTTGTGTTTGTTAAAATCAAAGTACTTTTATACCATACACATTTTGTTTACTTGATGCTTCATCATTAAGATTAATAATGAGAAGTATTTTTGCCTCCAAATAGCATAGTTGAAATGTAATCGTAGAATCTTTCAAATAGATTTTTCATGTCGATGTTTTTTAAATTGTTAAACAATAGCAAACACCAATAAAAAAGTAAATTTAAAGAAATATAATAGATTTGGTTGAGGTCACTAATTTACAATTTTTTTTATATAAAAAAAAAAAAGAAACCTAAATAATTTTATAAAAAAACAGGTTTCGCATTTGCGTTATTGCTTTGAAATACAACCAC comes from the Flavobacterium limnophilum genome and includes:
- a CDS encoding dihydroorotase, yielding MNRVLIKNAKIVNEGTIFEGDVLIENDLIVEISESISAKSSECQIIDAEGNYLMPGAIDDQVHFREPGLTHKGDIESESRAAVAGGITSFIEQPNTVPNAVTQVLLEEKYQLAADNSFANYSFMMGATNDNLEEVLKTNPKNVAGIKIFLGSSTGNMLVDNEAVLERIFSSTPMLIAVHCEDEQTIKNNLEKYKAEFGDKVPVTVHHLIRSEEACYLSSSKAIALAKKTGARLHIFHLSTAKEMDLFTNKIPLEDKKITAEVCVHHLWFTNDDYETKGNLIKWNPAVKTANDRKALWEALIDGRIDVIATDHAPHTLEEKKKPYLEAPSGGPLVQHAVVAMFEAYHQGKISIEKIVEKMCHNPAKIFKIEKRGFIREGYFADLVIVNSGLPWSVKKENILYKCGWSPFEGFTFKSRITHTFVNGQLVYSAFKVKDIRAGKRLLFDR
- a CDS encoding polyprenol monophosphomannose synthase, encoding MNDCIVIIPTYNEIENIESIIRSVLSQHKPFHVLVIDDNSPDHTANKVEMLQTEFEGRLFLEKRTGKLGLGTAYVHGFKWALERKYDFVFEMDADFSHNPNDLEKLYDACHFGGADLAIGSRYVTGVNVVNWPLSRVLMSYFASVYVQFITGMKIHDATAGFICYKRQVLEGINLDRIKFVGYAFQIEMKYRTYCKKFDITEVPIIFTDRTKGQSKMSSAIFKEAVLGVIALRLKKLVNTL
- a CDS encoding DUF4271 domain-containing protein, with the translated sequence MVENVLHLRVIENKDWATVLFVLSFATIALTKSTFENRFADFARLIYSDKYTNIYKDSSNLKSSFTISLFFVQIISLAFFIQLSLAFFGYASKTDWILYIQIITFLIFFVLSKFLIEKIIATAFDIEEFVEQFNLQKVTFRTYIGLFILPINIILFYYDSISRNFLTIIIATILIANILTYLVSIKNYQNIIFGKLFYFILYLCALEIAPYYFMYYWFTKGIA
- a CDS encoding uroporphyrinogen-III synthase — protein: MKVKTILVSQPEPKVENSPYFELQQKHKVKIDFRPFIHVEGVSAKEIRLQKIDLNHYTAIILTSKNAVDHFFRVADEMRYKVPEGLKYFCQSEAIAFYLQKYVVYRKRKIYVGPKDFADLSPLIKKYKDEKFLLPASDQLNADAPITLNALKVDWTPAVFYKTVISDLSDLADVYYDVLAFFSPTGIKSLFTNFPDFEQNNTRIAVFGSTTQKEALDKGLRVDIMAPTPGTPSMTMALEKYIAEANKGK
- a CDS encoding zinc metallopeptidase, giving the protein MLGFSLPSMILMGGIMLASWLVSSRLKSKFEKYSKLHLQNGMSGQEIAEKMLADHGIRDVRVISVAGQLTDHYNPVDKTVNLSEAVFNQRNAAAAAVAAHECGHAVQHATAYSWLTLRSQLVPVVNIASTYMQWILLAGILMINSFPSLLLIGIVIFAATTLFSIVTLPVEYDASNRALAWLENKRMLNQQEHAGAKDALKWAARTYVVAALGSIATLMYYISIYMGRRD
- a CDS encoding leucine--tRNA ligase, whose product is MKYNPNEIEAKWQKHWADNQTFAAENNSEKPKYYVLDMFPYPSGAGLHVGHPLGYIASDVYSRYKRHRGFNVLHPMGYDSFGLPAEQYAIQTGQRPEDTTSVNIDGGVDKEGNKIAGYRKQLDKIGFSFDWSREVRTSNPDYYKHTQWIFIQLFNSWYNKNTDKAEDISTLVSIFATEGNANVNAVCDDNIQVFSSSEWNAFSSDEQQKILLQYRLTYLAETEVNWCPGLGTVLANDEIVNGVSERGGFPVIRKKMTQWSMRISAYAERLLQGLNDIDWSESIKESQRNWIGKSVGAMVSFAVKPHPQPLSKGEGGQAVEKGYMTANASIASQLVGNARENRKNQTEAEDVLWQEVRNSNLGYKIRRQHYIGNFIVDFVSLDKKLIIEVDGGYHETKEQIELDEQRTLELEQKHLYKVIRFTNEEVLNDIKSVLSKIKEELSLRNSYKTDEELAPLSSGEGSGVRFIDVFTTRPDTIFGVTFMTLAPEHELVAQITTPEQKAEVEAYIEKTAKRSERERMADVKTISGVFTGAYAEHPFTKEPIPVWIGDYVLAGYGTGAVMAVPCGDERDYAFANFFKGQNGMQEIKNIFDKDISEAAFGAKEGFQLVDSDFLNGLGYKEATKKVIAALEDINQGKGKINYRLRDAVFSRQRYWGEPFPVYYVNGLPQMIDAKHLPIVLPEVEKYLPTEDGLPPLGNANVWAWDSVNNKVVNTNLVDNTTIFPLELNTMPGWAGSSWYWMRYMDAHNENEFASQEALKYWESVDLYIGGSEHATGHLLYSRFWNKFLKDKGFAPTEEPFKKLINQGMILGMSAFVNMIGFNLLVSKKPIQKIEGEKGTLANQVQTRLSEDDENFEKINQIISKIEIVKDTYFSSDIVSELKNSDELLKKISDEFVTPIISELDENGFTSDKYNVVFSPFSPLKTYRLHVPVNYVNGNDELDFEKLKTNDYHFRDAKFIIKNEKFIVSREIEKMSKSKYNVVTPDDICNEYGADTLRLYEMFLGPLEQAKPWNTAGISGVFGFLKKLWRLYFDENGLIVNNDTPTKDNLKSLHKTIKKVAEDIEGFSFNTSVSQFMICVNELSTQNCHSRAILEPLAILISPYAPHIAEELWAQLGNSGSISTVEFPVFEEKHLVESEKEYPVSFNGKMRFTMVLPLDLTKEQIEEIVMKDERTIKQLDGKTPNKVIIVPGKIINLVG
- a CDS encoding cell division protein FtsX; this translates as MASNFDKFQKRRLISSYFSVVLSVFLVLFLLGILGFFIINSKKLADDFKEEIAMTVFFKNEANDSILKAFGKELKTTPFSKSFVYVSKEQAAKLHTDIIGEDFITFLGENPLQNSYDIHLKADYVVRDSITKIESRLRKNAMISDIVYDKQLVNLVNDNIKKVSMWILIISGFLTVIAVLLINSSLRLSIYSNRFIIKTMQMVGATKAFIRKPFVMRSVKLGMIGAGLAIIALIGVLIYIETNFPGLGILEDKLLVALVLLLVFGAGVLITWISTYFATQRFLNLRTDDLY
- a CDS encoding DUF3098 domain-containing protein is translated as MKKEEQKHEFLFEKVNYKILLIGIAVIALGFILMSGGGSDDPNVFNEEIFNFRRIRLAPTTVLIGFGITIYAILKNPKK
- a CDS encoding undecaprenyl-diphosphate phosphatase; the encoded protein is MNTFQAIIIAIIEGLTEYLPISSTAHMIFTSSYFGIQEDDFVKLFQVSIQFGAILAVVVLYWKKFLAFPTLKIGINFYTKLAFAVIPALVLGKLFDDKIEAVLGDPIPIAIVLILGGVILLFVDQYFKDKTTIVNEEDITVKKAVTIGFWQCLAMMPGTSRSAASIIGGMQQGLSRNTAAEFSFFLAVPTMLAVTCYSVFLKTYETSQMKGYELILKSNDNIMMFLIGNVVAFVVAILAIKFFIGIINKYGFKPWGWYRIIMGTFLLIYFSYLK
- the truB gene encoding tRNA pseudouridine(55) synthase TruB; the encoded protein is MKTAEDFLNGQIILIDKPLHWTSFQAVNKLKYALINKLGLPKKFKIGHAGTLDPLASGLLLVCTGKFTKRITELQGQAKEYTGTFHIGATTPSYDLETEIDQTFDISHINQTLIHETVKQFLGEIDQKPPIFSAIKKDGVRLYEHARAGETIEIASRKTTIHEFEITRIALPEIDFRVVCSKGTYIRSLAYDFGKTMNSGSHLTVLRRTKIGDYDVTNAIDVNLFEQSLSL